The DNA window TCATTGATACCTGTGgtctttacattttcatcattgactattgtttgttgttattgtgaaTGTCAGTAATTTTGTGTTAAACTTTAGTGACGATTATGAGAACTACTTATTGATGGAGGTTTATGGGTATCaatgagaacattttaaatctgtctatCATCTGAGTGTAATTCATCCTTTAGCGTTTTAGTGTAGGTCTGTGTAACTGCATTTGTGTGAGAGGCCTTACAGCAGCAGATCTATATTTTAGATTGGAGCAAGTTGCGTGTTAgcagctaaaaataaaatatgcttTGCTGATGCTGAAGAAATCTATATGGCtgacattttcaagaaaagctaatggcctctctctcctgcctaTTAGAAATGTACCCAAGAGGGAAGGGATGTGTAGACGTGTGTCTGCTGTCgtggatttttctgtatttaacaaAAGATGTCAAGTCAAACCgtttcttgtctttgtcttttattctcaaAGTATCAGGGTTTCTTTTGCAAAAGGAGGAAACTTATACAGAGGTGACTATCGTCACAAGTGCATAGCAGAATCCCGCTCGGGAGCGGTTACATCGAGACATTTATACCAGACTTCGCAAAGCGGGGCACTCTCATTGGTTGActcatgttgatgtgttttaatcTGCATAGAGAGTCGCCTATAATTATCTCTTAGTTTCATGACAGTTATgttcatgtgttgtgttgtttgtgttgttatttcAGACAGGGTTTCGCACAAATGTCATCGCACCCAGCTGTGGTTTGGCATGTGTTGTTTGTGTACGTGTTAATTCTGCTTCAGTATTTTTCCAATGTGCAAGCAGaaatttgtgtgtgttaaatgcATAAACAAGAACATATATTTTTCCATTACACTGCTTACAGAACATAATGaagagtttagatttttttggcaTCAGCTGTACTAAAATTGTTACTATGTGCAGGCGGTGAATCTACAACTTCAGCATGCAGCCAACTGAGGCAAAAAAAGGTACGTCTTTCCCTCTCTTCATGTGGGCTTCCTTTGCAAAACCACTTTTCATTAATAATGTTTGTCTGATGCATTCCATGATTTCTAGGATATCTTACCCAAAGCCCGCTGTTGGATTCTCTGAGGGTGTATCTAAACAACAAGAAAAGACTACAACCCATTATTGGTCTGTAGACAAGAAatgctaatgtttttgtttttttcactctgtaTGTTGAAATAACTTTTCACTTTTGATCATTCAGGTCTAGGCAGTATCATAGAATGTGTCAAAGCAGGCACACAAAACAGAGAAGTATTGTAcctgtgtgaagtgtgtgtgtgtcgactTTGTAAAGCTGATGTACGGAACCACATAATGGGAAGTCTCCACAGATACAACTACATTGTGAGTACAACCATGAAAGGATGGCaagttttatcttttctttcagCCATAGATTGTAGTTTGCAAACAGGTGGTTCTTTGCTCTACAGAAAGTCTGGCACCCGGACTTAGTTTCTAAATGGAAGGAAAACTTGGACCTGTCTCAGCTGGCCTGGCCACTGATGGAGATAGCAAAGACCCTTGAGGAAAAAGAGGGTCCTGGAGATGTGCAAGTAGGTGATATAGCCTGTGTGAGCCAGGCTGTCCAAACGTTGGGGTCCCAATTTTAAAAGGGGTCACATGGAATTTCCATTTATTGATTATTACAAAGAATAATGTACGTTAAAATATATTGAACCCAGGCTACCGTGGTCCATAGCCAatgccaaaaataagtttgcagagtctctgtctgtctctgtctgtatgtcCACAATAATATACATGAAAAAGCCTAAATATGttctaaaatgaatgtttaccTGCAAAACAATAGAATAACTAttacatgattgaaaacaaataatctGAGCAAAAAGCGGTATTTGGTGTGGATGTGTGGGGTCGCCGGAGTTTTGTGAGGTCAAAGTAGGGTCCCAGGCCAAAAaagttgggaaccactggtgtAAGCCTTTGATTgttgtggagttttttttgatattgtagaagagtaaatgctcgtgaacaatcagacagagactatggcttgtgaatcgaggatctgtttatttctgtccGAGCAGTTCTTTTATAACATCCCAATCCTCCTTTTATGGGCAATCAACACACTGagcaattacaacatgtgtgctatataaagaccaTTTCCTAGAAGTTTCCTAGACAGACAACTGGTCTCCTAACAGGAAAgagtgtgtgggtatgtgtgtacgtgtgtctTGTGTATCAGAACATGATCTTATGACCTGGCTAAATTCAGAGATAACCattggtttgtgcctgttgctgtccagattgtgtgtttctgttatgattcaacctttcaaactacaacataaTTCCCCCTTTGGGGGTTAACAAACCCACAATTAATAACAGATCAACACATCATTATTACAATAGTCATCATAACCATAAATCAATATAAGTAAGGGCGAAAAACCTGGACCTGCTCCTTTACCAGGAAAATTCCCCTACGACCCCCAGAAAAGATATATTTATCTTTAGGGCGATCACTCAAGGTTTCTATTTatttacacagatatatgtatTTAACAATAATTAACCACTTTACTAAAATGCATATAATGAATCAAAccatttttaagtttttctaTGCATAAGCTTAGCAGAATGTCAAAGTCAGCACTTGCTTGATATTGCAGTTTCTCTAAGAATCACCACTTAAATATATGTGTTATTGAAGACCTAAGttcttactctttttttttatttttacctttaaTTTAAGTCTTAGTCACACATGAAGTGCACACTTTTTCCAAACACTATAATGTGAGTATTATGTGAAATGGGTATATTTGAATAATGAAACTGttgaaatgtgtattttgataactcaaaacaaaaacaaatgttggttATATGCTGTCCCTTGTTCATTAATGTCCATCATGTCCACTACTCACATCTTTTTGCATCTTTATGTGAAGTTATTAGCGGTTGAAGATTCGGTGTACCAGACGATGGCAGCATTCAATGACAATGACGGTCAGTGACTGTTTCAAACTCCTTTAATCTCATTTTCCTTTGTCAGATGCtttttccatgttttcttttgccCTTGTTTCCATGTGTTACGTGCctcacctttaaaaaatatatatatttatccctttctctctcttacaccCCAGCAGTAGCTCTCCTACATGTCTTAAGAAATGGCCGTGTACAGGTTGAACCCCAGAGCCATTCAGAGGCTTCACCGGGGCAACTGGAGCCCATCCAACCACAGAGGACTGTATTGCTTTCTCCCCAAAATACAGCTCCATCTTTTTTACAGTCAACTCTTACAAACTCAGAAGGCAGCTTCAACAATACTTCATCTTCACTGATGGACAACACTCAAATGTACCCTGATCACTTTGTGCCATCAGAGGACAGCAGCAGCTTTCTTGATGGCTACACAGGAACCGAGTCTCTTATTGGTGAGCACAGATTAGGACAAATAACAATGAGTGCTAGAACATAACAGGAATGTAAAACTGACTTCAACATGATTGAAAGCTAGACATTTACAGAAATTGGTACAGTGATTCTTAAGGTCACATTCTGGCCCAAGAGCAAAGGGTCATACAGAGCGGTCTCTTTTAGTTCAGCGATCTGTCCCCTAAGGAATACTGGTCAGAGTACAACTACCCTGACAAATGTGAGCTTTTCTCTGCCCCCTGGGAAACCAAGGTCATGTGAGCGATATGCTGCAATCTGCCCCAGACTCAACACTGATAAACTGTCTCATGTGAGACAAACTTTGGTGGTAAAAACATGACTAATGTTAACTTAGGTTAGTACAGGTCCTTCACTACAATCAAATCCCCGACAGAACCTTCATATCTCCTTACTACCCCCGATGGCGGTCCCCATATTACGCCTCCgggacattcatattgaaggagAGATGTCCCAGGGACGTAAATATTACACTTTGAACGGGTAGTGAATAGGGATACTCAAGGCCAGATGTTGCAGGGACGTTAGCCTAGCATGTCTTTGTTGAGGTAAGACCAGAATTCTCCTAAAGCAAGGGTCTCTGGTTGCACATAATCTTTTCCTGACCAAGGTTTTCCCTTAGAATAGTGAAAAACAATGAGATAAGATTTGATTTAAGACGGTGTTGGTAGCGGGAGTTTGATTAGCATCAGAGCCATGCtagctgtttcctttttttccctctctttgaGTGAACTGTACAGACTTGAGAATTGTATAAATCGTCTTACCCTGCAAAGACATTCAGAGTTTTTTTCACCACAATGTCAAGGTATTGCTTTAAAAGAAGCCTCTCGTGTAAATGTTTGCAACAGGTCTTTCCCGAGTGGTTGAGGTTAGAAGTGAAGATGGCGGCACATACTGTTTTTTATGTCACTGCTGCCGCATCAGATCCAACAACCAGGACTTCACTGATCATCTTACCAGCTCATCCCATCTCATGAACTACTTGGTCAGTTTGTCTTGGATCAATAGTTAAAATGAACTGCTCCACCAATGCTTTGCCATTACTCACTCAGACAGTTGGGGAGAAGATGCTGGGTTAAAATTCACTAAAGATGTATGTGTGTAGATGGAAACTCGCCCTGAGCAGGTGGAGGTAATGACAGCAGAGGTTAACAATGACTATCAGCTTCTTCAGTCACTGGCCAAAAGAGTAGAGCTGGAGGAGGGCGGAGGAGAACTGAAGGTATCACATTTACTATATTTAAAGATTGTCCTTCAGTGCTTATGCTAGTTGTAAACTTTTAATCTTAACCTAAAATATCTGAAGTGCAACTATCCAAATTCACATTTTCCAGGTGGTAAGTGCACCAGAATCCCTCTGTGTCCATGTGGCTGGCAAAAGTTACCACTGGTGTAAGTACAAGTACaaatatccactgtcctgttgtttgTATCTTATTTACCTCTATAGCTTGAGCTctgtttttgaagatgaattcatgACGTACCGGTATGTATCCTACTGGATTAACTAGATTAACTCTTTTTTCCTACCTTCCTTCCTACCTTCTCTCTAATGCATAAAAACGTATTTATGCATGTCCGTGTGTTTGTATGTAGGGACTTACGAGCATAAGTCTGTGTAGCGTATATAAgtataaaagcgctttgagtagtcagaagactagaaaagcgttatacaagcttttcttctgtattttcttgtttgtttgtttctgttttccagGTATAAAGATGCTGTGTGATGGATGGACACATACTAACATCATAAAGAGGAAATTAGCTGTCAAAGGTGTGTCTATTGGAAGCAAATGTTCCTTTAAGGAGGTCCAAATCCAAATATTTCTCCTCCGGTCATTTAAGTttgtatttggaaaaaaaaacaccattcaGGTcaaatttgtagtttttttaattttttttatctaaggGCCCAATGTGAACAGGGAAACTACAGAGAGAGATGCCACAGTGCCACCAGAATACAACAAAAGGAGgaagatgcagaaaaaaaagatcaatactGTGTTCAAGGTAAGCCTGCCTCTCACAGAAGGTCCAATGCTGCTGAAGAGGACGTCTTTCAGCAGCGACACCCTCCCTGTGTCACCCACCGACTTGCCTGCATCGGACTTGGATCCCATGGCCTCTCCAGAGTCTCAGTCAGAGGTCTATGAGTTGGACAATGACACCACCCtcgaaaaagaaaaaaacatcccagTCTGTCTTTATCAAGGGGGAAAGAGTTGTCCCAGTGACTATGAGTACTTTAACCAGTTTGAACACGTAAATGAGAGAACAGAACAAAACTTATATGTGGGAAGTAATTCCAACAGACAGCACGCTTCTCAAGAAGAATCAAGTGAGATGAATTACAAAGGATGGCAAAATGAAGTCCCACCAAAACAGAACAAGTGGCTGCTGCCTCCTGGTTGCCACGCTCAGGACTGGGAGTCTTGTTATGCTTCCTATGGGTGTGAAGAGTGGACCCAATCATCCTCACAGAGTAATGTTGGTGGAACATATGAAATGCCAAGAAAAAATACACAAGGAGAGTGGAGCTCAGATTATCCTCCCACCAGTCTTGTACCTATGCCCTATCAAGGTATTCCAGGAGATCACTGGGTGGTGTCTAACCCTGACCACAGAACTGAGGCTTGGACATACCCTTACCAAACCAGCAACCAACTCCCTCCTCCAAGTTACGAAACCTACACTGAACTTAGTTAGACTTACAGCTCCTGATTAACTGGTTTGATTGTTTTAGTGTTTAGAAATGGAAAAACGAATTTAATGCTTGCATTTCCAAGGTTAAATTCTGCAGACTTTAGTTTTCACTCAGACCTGGTGTTACCATTGACTTAAATGATTCTTTACATGGTCCAGCATGCCACAAAACAgtatttaatgaaataaaagtatctgttttttttcaagaatgGGAATCCCCTAATGAAGGGTTGTTATGGTTGCACTGATCCAAACTACGCCTCTGAAGAAGCTCTTCTATGTGTGTTATTTGACTGTCACTTTCAACATTGTTCTGTATGACAGCAGACCATTTGTCCTGATATTGATGGGGAATAAGCATTTATTCACCTAAATCCTAAAAAACTGAAGACATTTTGTTCTGATTAACTGAAATATGTCTTGATTGTGTCTTTTTCCTGTGGCATATATGTGCTGTGATTGAAAATGTACCTGTATATGTGTACCATCTGGTTACTGAAAACACAGCCAGTTTTTTTCAGAAATAGGGAATTGATGGTACCCTATGTTTTCTGCTATTTTAGTAAATAAGTCTGCAGCTTTGAAAGCAGTTTTGGAGATaagataatttaaaaatgaaagtccAGGACTAAGTCCTAAGTGTCAATAATATCATGACTttgtataaaatgtgaaaatctcATTTTGATCATCTCAGAGCAGCCAGGCCtatatttatgtcttttttcttttcttttttaccattATTTTAAGGTGACTATTTTTTGGGTTCACACGATGTTAGAAAACGGCTCAacgtttgaaataaaatgtgaatgtcACATGAGTTGGCCTGAGGTCAGTTGTATTTCATGTTATTATTATGATCTTGTGCAAGTTTTATCCTAATTATCTTTTGAGTGGTATAAAATATAGACTTAGTCCTTGGGTGCCTATGAATCGTTTTTGTAAACGCAATTTGATTTCTTCAAGTGtgtaaaaaccttaaaaaaacagaacaacaattACATTAATAATCACATTGATCAGCATTGAGTATGTCATTAAATCATTGGCAGTCTATgcaataaatacacaaatacactgtaactttttatttatattattagcTGTCCTAATAACATCTGTAAATTCCCCCTGACTTGAACGCAACATATCTGCCGTACGGAagctctcatctcatctctcaagctgctgtgtgtgtgtgtgtgtgtgtgtgtgtgtgtgtgtgtgtgtgtgtgtgtgtgtgtgtgtgtgtgtgtgtgtgtgtgtgtgtgtgtgtgtgtgtgtgtgtgtgtgtgtgtgtgtgtgtgtgtgtgtgtgtgtgtgtgtgtgtgtgtgtgtgtgtgtgtgtgtgtgtgtgtgtgtgtgtgtgtgtgtgtgtgtgtgtgtgtgtgtgtgtgtgtgtgtgtgtgtgtgtgtgtgtgtgtgtgtgtgtgtgtgtgtgtgtgtgtgtgtgtgtgtgtgtgcgtgcgtgcgtgcgtgcgtgcgtgcgtgcgtgcgtgttgCCCCCCCGAGCTAAACCAGCAAGGCAGCCGCCCTTTAGCAAGTTAGCATAAACGACCTATCCTTTCAGGAGAAGACGTGGATGGATTCAATACCTGTCCTGACTGGCTAACAAGCTGTGAGGTAGCTTTGGAGGACCCATCTGGGTGGGAAATTGTTTTAAAGCTGCCTCTCCCGGAGACCATACTCTTCATAGTCTCGTCAAAATGTCAGCTTTTTCTGAGGCGGCTTTAGAAAAGAAACTATCAGAGCTGAGCAACTCACAGCAGAGTGTGCAGACTTTGTCATTGTGGCTCATTCATCATAGAAAACACTCGAAGACCATTGTCAATGTTTGGTTCAACGAACTAAAAAAAGGTAAGGTCGATACGCTAGCTAGTTTCCCTTAATTCACGATTGCTAACATGCCCCTACAATTCACAAACTACTGAAGCTGGCTAATtgatttattataattaaacacGTATTTACTCTTCAAACCACATTTGCCTTTAGAAGAAGTCAACAACTTCTGCAGCTTGTCGTTGCACAAACACTGCTAACGCTAACCAACTTTCGTGCTGTGCCACTTCTACAGGCTCTCCAGCATTAGCTAACAATACTGTTAGCATTCACCACGTTACAAGGCTACCTTTATTATAGTGTTCATGAGGACTGAAGAAGCCACTCTGTCTCAAAATAtttaacatgctaatgttagcatttggTAATAGAATAATGTTAATGTCTTAATATGGAGCTATGGGCACAAGGCCATGCTGTGTATCATCACCCCCTCAATGCAGTTATTACTGAGCATAGTTATATTAGGTTAAAGTCTTTAGAGGTGCACAAATACAAAGCGAACAGTTCtgctgtttaaaacaaacatgttataGAGGTAGCCCCTTGTGATGAAAAAGCATAGCGGTATTATCATTTTACCCATGGCCCTGCAAAAAGTTAAGTATCTTTGAACTCAGCTTTTTTGTTTCAAGCTGGCACCATTTACAGTCTATATGGCTGGCTCACATCAGCAGGCTTGCTATTGTTCCCTCAACTGTTGGTGAAGAGAAATAACTCAGCAGACCAGATTCATGAATGCTACTGTGGCTATACATCTGTGAAATCTGCAAGAGAGCAAAGGAAAGGTGGAACCCTGTCTTAACAGTCTGTGGTCTCAACATATTTAATAGGTGATTACATATTGTTTATACTTACAGCCTCATTTGgtcagaaaatataaaaaaaataaacagctttGAAGTGGCTATAACGgacatatttttctttctacAGAGATGTAGACAATCGTATGTGTTACAGATAAAATGTAACCCATTCACCTTTACTTATGATtatttaagataagatatactttattcatcccagcagggaaatttaggtgttccagcagccagcatacatacaaacacacaacacaacatatgtatacatacatatcccacccatacaaaaaacatgatccCACAATACATtgccaggataaaaaagtggtatggatggtccatgtgcataagtagctgttactcatagataacagtacaaaacactagctctgccagtgcatagtatgatagataaataaagaattattataaaaaaagaaaagcagtcaagtgtgcaaatatacaggtacaaaatacagtttgatatatgcagctcaggctaaagtttaaaagtttaaatgtcttctgtccttacttaaaggggagtcgttataaagtgcaattgcagtaggtaaaaaagtatttctaaatctgtcctttttgcagctgccgtagcctcccactaaaaacactcttttgttcacagacgagattgtgtaagggatgtatgttattgtccataatgttcaacagctTCTTTGTTCCCTAGCAAATATACTAACCTCCATCAAGCAGTTAATGCAGAATCATAAAACCATAaactgtttatattttgtttaaaatacacTGTGACCTGTGATTTGGTATGTTATTCAGTGACTTTATTTGTTCTtggttacattttgtttatggTGTTTATGATAGGTTTATAAAATGTTACTTAAGAAAAATGGGTCGTTCACTGAAGCCTCACGTCAGGGTCCTTAGGGTGCTAGTCAACAAGCTAATGAAATCTCGAGGGGTTGTTGTATTTTTGGAGGGTGTCTGAGGACTGAAAAGAGTGTGCAGTTTTAATAACAAACACTAATTCCTCTGGA is part of the Labrus mixtus chromosome 16, fLabMix1.1, whole genome shotgun sequence genome and encodes:
- the si:ch211-199g17.2 gene encoding uncharacterized protein si:ch211-199g17.2 isoform X3, which translates into the protein MGSLHRYNYIKVWHPDLVSKWKENLDLSQLAWPLMEIAKTLEEKEGPGDVQLLAVEDSVYQTMAAFNDNDAVALLHVLRNGRVQVEPQSHSEASPGQLEPIQPQRTVLLSPQNTAPSFLQSTLTNSEGSFNNTSSSLMDNTQMYPDHFVPSEDSSSFLDGYTGTESLIGLSRVVEVRSEDGGTYCFLCHCCRIRSNNQDFTDHLTSSSHLMNYLMETRPEQVEVMTAEVNNDYQLLQSLAKRVELEEGGGELKVVSAPESLCVHVAGKSYHWCIKMLCDGWTHTNIIKRKLAVKGPNVNRETTERDATVPPEYNKRRKMQKKKINTVFKVSLPLTEGPMLLKRTSFSSDTLPVSPTDLPASDLDPMASPESQSEVYELDNDTTLEKEKNIPVCLYQGGKSCPSDYEYFNQFEHVNERTEQNLYVGSNSNRQHASQEESSEMNYKGWQNEVPPKQNKWLLPPGCHAQDWESCYASYGCEEWTQSSSQSNVGGTYEMPRKNTQGEWSSDYPPTSLVPMPYQGIPGDHWVVSNPDHRTEAWTYPYQTSNQLPPPSYETYTELS
- the si:ch211-199g17.2 gene encoding uncharacterized protein si:ch211-199g17.2 isoform X2; translation: MQPTEAKKGYLTQSPLLDSLRVYLNNKKRLQPIIGLGSIIECVKAGTQNREVLYLCEVCVCRLCKADVRNHIMGSLHRYNYIKVWHPDLVSKWKENLDLSQLAWPLMEIAKTLEEKEGPGDVQLLAVEDSVYQTMAAFNDNDVALLHVLRNGRVQVEPQSHSEASPGQLEPIQPQRTVLLSPQNTAPSFLQSTLTNSEGSFNNTSSSLMDNTQMYPDHFVPSEDSSSFLDGYTGTESLIGLSRVVEVRSEDGGTYCFLCHCCRIRSNNQDFTDHLTSSSHLMNYLMETRPEQVEVMTAEVNNDYQLLQSLAKRVELEEGGGELKVVSAPESLCVHVAGKSYHWCIKMLCDGWTHTNIIKRKLAVKGPNVNRETTERDATVPPEYNKRRKMQKKKINTVFKVSLPLTEGPMLLKRTSFSSDTLPVSPTDLPASDLDPMASPESQSEVYELDNDTTLEKEKNIPVCLYQGGKSCPSDYEYFNQFEHVNERTEQNLYVGSNSNRQHASQEESSEMNYKGWQNEVPPKQNKWLLPPGCHAQDWESCYASYGCEEWTQSSSQSNVGGTYEMPRKNTQGEWSSDYPPTSLVPMPYQGIPGDHWVVSNPDHRTEAWTYPYQTSNQLPPPSYETYTELS
- the si:ch211-199g17.2 gene encoding uncharacterized protein si:ch211-199g17.2 isoform X1, which translates into the protein MQPTEAKKGYLTQSPLLDSLRVYLNNKKRLQPIIGLGSIIECVKAGTQNREVLYLCEVCVCRLCKADVRNHIMGSLHRYNYIKVWHPDLVSKWKENLDLSQLAWPLMEIAKTLEEKEGPGDVQLLAVEDSVYQTMAAFNDNDAVALLHVLRNGRVQVEPQSHSEASPGQLEPIQPQRTVLLSPQNTAPSFLQSTLTNSEGSFNNTSSSLMDNTQMYPDHFVPSEDSSSFLDGYTGTESLIGLSRVVEVRSEDGGTYCFLCHCCRIRSNNQDFTDHLTSSSHLMNYLMETRPEQVEVMTAEVNNDYQLLQSLAKRVELEEGGGELKVVSAPESLCVHVAGKSYHWCIKMLCDGWTHTNIIKRKLAVKGPNVNRETTERDATVPPEYNKRRKMQKKKINTVFKVSLPLTEGPMLLKRTSFSSDTLPVSPTDLPASDLDPMASPESQSEVYELDNDTTLEKEKNIPVCLYQGGKSCPSDYEYFNQFEHVNERTEQNLYVGSNSNRQHASQEESSEMNYKGWQNEVPPKQNKWLLPPGCHAQDWESCYASYGCEEWTQSSSQSNVGGTYEMPRKNTQGEWSSDYPPTSLVPMPYQGIPGDHWVVSNPDHRTEAWTYPYQTSNQLPPPSYETYTELS